The proteins below are encoded in one region of Lytechinus pictus isolate F3 Inbred chromosome 11, Lp3.0, whole genome shotgun sequence:
- the LOC129271476 gene encoding uncharacterized protein LOC129271476 translates to MAWIGAVWLLAALFFDPAMGKNTRVCQDEMLTIDCQGNYINIHGALWGRMDDTVCKDASAIISETEFQHCKADISWFAVSFHCQGQKMCKLPVRNSTFFGVDPCPGTRKYLEVSYECMDTEQKCEFRNFEPSQLRTSYACRDELLYPSCPEGQVIHPLEANYGRMGTDVCPTDQINYDDVNCRSPPTFQRVCLDCRGKQECKIDSRLFEDNCVNTDKYISFQYECVTPGGQIVKQIDPVDGEVYIPPLREPEAPKPDPDPSEFEAPGGEIEQPDNPVGDTQVYQPPERGDADVEAPPTRPRPAPTTTPAPANPVGGFKQEVAPPPGGSFNTGGQSPPSPDIVGGIKQEVPSAGGGTFNTGPETPESSDIGNADVGETPPQRPRPQPETPVGGFKQEVPPPAGGTFNTGQQQPVGGFKQEVPPPSGGSFNTGQQQPVPGGSFNQKVPSSSGGTFNTGQETPQSPPEIGDAEVTQEERTRERPAPAGGFDQNVPSVSGGSFNTGQSPNTQETGDSDVASPPTRGSSSGNFLFNFYCQLPRGVLIRTENNYF, encoded by the exons aaaatacCCGTGTGTGTCAGGATGAAATGCTGACAATTGACTGCCAAGGAAACTATATCAATATACACGGTGCTCTATGGGGTAGGATGGACGATACCGTGTGCAAGGATGCTTCGGCAATAATCAGTGAAACAGAGTT CCAGCATTGCAAGGCTGACATCTCTTGGTTTGCAGTGTCCTTCCATTGCCAGGGACAGAAAATGTGCAAACTTCCGGTCAGGAACTCGACCTTCTTTGGGGTCGACCCTTGCCCAGGAACGCGCAAATACCTCGAGGTCAGTTACGAGTGCATGGATACGGAGCAGAAATGTGAATTCAGAA ACTTTGAGCCGAGCCAGCTGAGGACATCGTACGCATGTCGGGACGAATTGCTCTACCCCTCGTGCCCAGAGGGGCAAGTCATACACCCTCTGGAGGCCAACTATGGTAGGATGGGTACCGATGTGTGCCCCACCGATCAGAttaattatgatgacgtcaaTTGCCGGTCTCCGCCCACATTTCAAAGG gTTTGTTTAGACTGCCGAGGAAAACAGGAGTGCAAGATAGACTCTAGATTGTTTGAAGATAATTGTGTGAACACCGATAAATACATCAGCTTCCAGTATGAGTGCGTGACACCGGGTGGCCAAA TTGTCAAGCAAATAG ATCCCGTAGATGGCGAAGTGTACATACCCCCACTTCGAGAACCAGAAGCCCCCA AGCCAGACCCTGACCCAAGTGAATTTGAGG CACCGGGAGGTGAGATCGAGCAACCGGATAACCCCGTTGGTGATACACAAGTTTATCAGCCTCCTGAAAGAG GGGACGCTGACGTCGAAGCGCCACCTACTCGCCCACGACCAG CCCCGACTACCACACCGGCTCCTGCAAATCCAG TTGGAGGTTTCAAACAAGAAGTGGCACCCCCTCCCGGGGGTAGCTTCAACACAGGCGGGCAATCCCCTCCATCTCCGGACATTG TTGGAGGTATCAAACAAGAAGTCCCATCCGCTGGTGGCGGTACATTTAATACTGGTCCAGAAACCCCTGAATCTTCAGATATTG GAAATGCAGATGTAGGAGAAACCCCACCACAGCGCCCTCGTCCTCAGCCGGAGACCCCAG TTGGAGGTTTCAAGCAAGAAGTTCCACCACCTGCCGGTGGTACCTTTAACACCGGCCAACAACAACCCG ttGGAGGTTTCAAACAAGAAGTTCCACCACCTTCCGGTGGTAGCTTTAACACCGGTCAACAACAACCCG TTCCCGGAGGAAGTTTCAACCAGAAAGTTCCATCATCTTCCGGAGGTACCTTTAATACTGGTCAAGAAACCCCCCAAAGCCCACCAGAAATTG GGGATGCAGAGGTCACCCAAGAAGAACGTACTCGTGAACGACCAG CTCCTGCAGGAGGCTTTGATCAGAACGTACCTTCCGTTTCCGGGGGTAGCTTTAATACCGGTCAATCTCCAAACACACAAGAAACTG GCGACTCTGACGTAGCCAGTCCACCTACTCGAGGTAGTTCATCAGGTAACTTTCTGTTTAACTtttattgtcagttaccgagaggAGTACTGATCCggactgaaaataattatttttga